The segment ACCGCGGTCAGTTCTACGCTGTTGCAAAAGGCGTTGGCGAAGGAAAGTCGGGTGGAAATTTACAGAATTATATTGAAAAACTAGGCTTATTATGGTCCGCGTTGACATTTGGAGGGGAGGATAACGTGGGGAGAGCCATGGTTCCAGAGGATTTAGACTTTATTATATCGATGAACGATCTCAGGGACCATCACTTGGAGTGGTTGTTGGAATACGGCAAACCATTCTGGAAAGTTCAGGCAAATGCTATGGAAAGGTTCTACTTGAAGAAAGGTATATATTAGCATATGTATACCTTATTCAACCATTTGCACCTGAAGGGCTGTGGCAGTGATATTgtaaaaattaaaatgcGCGAATAATAGCTTGGAGTTCAGGTGATATATTGGGATGTCGCGTCGCCACATGGTGAAATGGGGAACAACAGGAGGCAGGCCGAGCTTATTAGCGCAAGCTGATAAGATCTCTCTGATTACCCACGGATGTGCACACAAAAACGTAATCACACAGAGTTGGATCTTGTTATCTGGTGTCTAAGATATTCTCAGGCTTTTTGACACTGTAACAAATCCGTACTTTTgccgatgatgaagattcgaGTCAGCACCCAGTCCTTTAAAATACCCTTTAGTGAGTTCACTACGATGTACAATCGTTTGAGATATAGGTGTGATATATGCACTCAGATCCCAGTGGCCAGTGCGCGCTGTGGTGTCCTGCTCCGGTTAAAGAACAATTATGCATGTGAGTCGATTATCAGATGTTGGTCATATCAACACGTTGTTAGACAAATCAGAGCCCAGTTGTTCGGATTAAGAGATGGAGCCTGGGATTTTCCATACACACATTAGAGTGCCATTGTTCCCTTTCGACAGATTATTCCTCCCCTCTTCCATTACCCGTCAACCGCTCAAGGTCCAAATCATGCcatatttcttcaatttgtcTGATTCAGAAAGCATGGGAGTTACTGCCCGCAACACAGCACCCGATGCCGTCGACGGTACTTCCTATCTTCTGGATAACGGGACAAGTAAGTTTGTTCAACTATTAATCTAATAACCATTACCAATCTTGTCATTCCCAGACCTAATGCTTGACCAGCATACGGCGCCCGTCGAAAACGCGGATGGCAATAAGTTGTCAGTCTTACCAGTACATTCACAACTGATTTCGCTTAAAAGACCATGATTTTCAGGTCATCTTTCCTATCTCCCCACATAGAGGGTTGCGCTGATGCAGCCCAACATCAGGGCTTATTTTCCGACAATGCTCGGCCATGGTTCGAGTTGGGTGAGGATTCCAACACCCATCATCCATCAACATCTTTGTCCACAGAAagagaggagaaaaaaaggtgTACAAGTGAATCTATCAACGATGGACGCGAAGAACTCCGCTCCAGGCTCACAAACGAGCTTGTAGAGCGACAAGACGTCAACGAAGCCCAAAGGAATGATGGAGGGTATGCCGTTTTTTCCTCCTCTCTATGAAGtagacattgacattgcgTTATCATATGCAGATACGGCGGGCGGAGAGAGATAGGGCCCAGCCAAACAATTGGAAGGTATGGTCAGCAGCAATGACTTCAAGGCTGCGAGCTCACGAGGAAAATGTTCGTTCTAGGGGTGAAAGCGCGCCTCGAATCGAAGAGACGACGCAATGAGTTGGACTCAGAAGGCTATCGCCGATACAAGAAGCCCAGGACGACAGAGTCCCCAGATTCCGCGTGTGGTCTCGGACAACAGAGGTACTGGGCATTCCGCATCGTCCAGATAAGATTGCAACTTACGTGCTGTAGTTATTAAAGGATTGGGAGCCCCGAAGTATCCAAAAGAAAGGGTCTATGGGAtgcaaaaattcaaaggCAGCTCAGTGACGGGGTATCGGTGGAACCAATCGTCTACGATAGTCTGTAGGCAGTAGGGTACGTCGTCGACGGTAGTGAAAGCccattttttttatcttatcagtcTCGCTCATCGATGGGCGGCATTAATTTCTCACGGTAAATTCCGGCGCATCAATGTTCTTATTAAAAGCAAAGTTGCTTGTCTTAATTATACGTGGATTTTTTCCTGTAATCCTCTTCATGATTCCATTTCTCGGATCTTTGTGGCATTCAGAAAGCAACACTTTCCTTTAAAATGGTCATTTATTGCCACTTTATTGCCACAATTATTGACATTTGTCCTTTCTGACCTTTTGACTACTGCGACGAACAATGTCCCAGGAATCAACagtgaaaaaaaatattgTCTTCCAGCCATTACTCCCAGGTTACTGCTTACATGCGCAAACTGATAAAATCTCTCTGATTCCCCACGGATGTGCACACAACAACGTAACCACACAGCATTGGGTGTCGTTATCAGATGTCGAAGTATTCTCAGGCATTTTGACAGCGTGACAAATTTATACTTTtgccgacgacgaagattcGAGTCAGTGCCCAGTTCTTGAAAACACCCTGTAGACCGATTTTCAGTAGTTAAAAGATAACGGTGCGAATTAAGCAATTAAACAAGATCACGTCGTTGTTCGCCATGAGGTTGAGTGAACGAGACTTCAGACTCTTAACATGCGCCTTGTTCAAGGTTGTAAAGTCAGAGCGCAGTCTTGCATATACCTCCTGTGCACCAGTAAAGAAGACTCTGGCATGGGAATCGATCATCAAATCTTCGTAATACCTACACGTTGTAAGCGTAAGTCATAACCCAGTTCACCGGATTAAGAGCTGGAGCCTGGGAATTTCTAAACACATATTTGAGTACCATTGTTCTCTTTCTACAGATTAGTCCTCCCCTTTTCCACCATCCGTCAACCACTCAACGTCCCAATTATGCCATATTCCGATTTCACTTTGGCTGACCTGCAAGACTACGCGCCACAAAACCCATGCGATGACAACCGCGACCTTGGTGCATTGAGTGGCGCTTCGTATGGAGCCGGAGACAGTAATCCCGTCGAAGCCATCGATGCACCTCTTCCTGACCCTACCTTTCAATTCTGTGCGGATGTGTTGCGCAGTATATCGCGAATTTTTCCAGGCCTACCCACCTACCATAAAGGTAAAGATGAAAGAGGGGCTACCATTGATGAGGTCAACGTACAAGCTCCAGCCACGAGTGGCGCGAGCTCGAGACATCAGGATAATCACCAACTAATTCCTGGTGAAATCGAGGATTCACACCACCGTCATACTCTATATGCCACTCCCTCGGCATATAACAGCAATCAATATGAGGTACTATCCCCTCCAGCGGTGGTACCTGTACACATGAGCTCCTTTCCGGTGCTAATCAATTGTCGGGATACGACTTCTTTAGGCAGTAGGCATGAACCGTCAGTCCTCAAATCCCATATGTGATATCCCGATTGACAACAATTTTCTCATTTAGATCAGCATCACCTTCAATACCGTCAATGGGACAGCCAGGTCTCTCTAATTGGCATCAAGGTCAATTCGACGAGCCGTTCCAGCCATCGATTGACCGGAGTGTATGGCCGGAGCACGATATGGCGGGTGCGTCTTGTGGTGATTTGTTTTTTAAATATAATTACTCATTAATTTGTATACATACAGCACCATCCGCGCTTCACCTGGATTCAGAAAGGGCGGGTTTTCCTACCCACCAAACAGTACCCGATGCCTTCGACGGTACTTTGAGTCATCGGGATAACGGGAAGAGTATGTTTGTTCAACTATAAGCCTAATGATAATTGCTACTCTCATCATTCGCAGACCTAATGGTTGACCAGCATACGGCGCCCGTCGAGAATGTCGATGGCAATGAAATGTCAGTCTTACCAGCACATTCGCAACAGATTTCGCTGAAAGGACCTTTACTTTTAGGTCGTCTTCCCTATCTCCCCACATAGGGGGTCGCGCTGATGCAGCCCAGCACCAAGTAATATTTTCCGACAATGCTTGGTCATGGGTCGAGTTGGGTGAGGGTCCAAACACCCATTATCCAACAACATCTTTCTCCTTATTaagagaggagaaagagaattgCACATCTACATCCATCAGGGATGGACACGAAGAACACCGCTCCAGGCTCACAAACGAGCCTGTAGAGCGACAATACGTCGACAAAGCCCAAAAGAATGATGGAGGGTATGCCATTTTTTCCTCCTCTCTATGAAGtagacattgacattgcgTTATCATATGCAGATACGGCGGGCGGAGAGAGATAGGGCCCAGCCAAACAATTGGAAGGTATGATCAACAGCAATGACTTCGAAGCTGCGAGCTCACGAGGAAAAATGTTTGTTCCAGTGGGGAAAGTGGATCTCGAAAGAGACAACACGAGGAGTCGGACTCGGAGATTGAGTCTGCTGGAGGCTCCCATAAGCCCAAAAAGTCCAAGGTGAAGGAGTCCCTGGACTCCGTACCAGGAGACCGAAGCACAGGGGTGCAGGGAGCCAGGGGGAAGCGCAGAAACCTGAACCCGAGGGCTCCAGCAATGATGAAGTCGTACGCACACGACTTAACGCCGTTGGCGACGTCGGAGGCCAAGCAAGGTGGGTTCATCCCATTCGTCGCCGCAGAGACAAAGGCGGCTAGCAAGGCGTTTGCTCACCATCAAATGTCCGTCAACATGGAAAATATGACAATAGTGTAAGTGCTTTCTTGATTCCGCATCGCccagataagataatgactCATATGCCGTGATTTTCAAAGGACTGGTCGCCCCGATGCACCACAAAGAAAAGGTTCCAGGGGACGCCGGAAGTCGAAGGCCACTCAGTGATGTGGTATCGGAGGACACCATCGCGTACGATAGTCAGTAGTCGGTAGGGCACATCGTCGACGGCGGTGGAATGCCATTTTTTTCGATCTCGCACTTTTTATCACTCCCACTCATCGATGAGCCGCGTTGATTTCTCACGGTGAGTTTCGGCAGCGATGTTCGCTGCAAAAATTACCCATTACTTATTCTTCGTGACTTTTTTCATTGATTATCTTCTTGATTCTGTTTTACCTATTGATGTGAAGCTATGAAAGTCCTTAAATTACCCCCCGAACGCCAGCTAGACATCACGATGCAGTATGCTGCCCTGAAGAAGTTTCTCAATCACTTGATTATACAAGACGGTGAAATAAAAGTTGGAGTAAAGTAACAACGCTGAGGTACTATATTGATTTTAACTCGTAATTGTAAAGGCTGCCGAACAGTCGTCTTCAATCATGACTTGATAACTTTTTGAAGTCATGGGTATCTAGTAACTCGTGGGAAATTGTTCACTGCTGATTTTCGTATTCATGATGTCCGCAATAGTGATACGTCCCACAAGAATTGTCGGGGATATTCCCTGGGTTAGGTTAGTTATGAGGTGAGATAAATAAAATTTCAACTCACTGCAGTAATTGGAAGCACTACGGCCAAATAATATGTCAATTGGAAAAGTTTTGGAGCATTCAAGTCATTAAATGCTGGTATAACAGAGGTAATTCCATTCATTAGGATAATCAAGGTGTAGCCAACGGATGACTCGATTAAGAGAAGAATTATACGCCTAAAAACCTTTTTGCGGTAGGTACTGATTCCTCGTGTCGTCCAGTACATCTTATATCCAATGAGCGAAGTCGTCAAAAAAGTGACCCCCAATGATATGAATGTAAAGGCGCCATTGACATTATTTACCAAGGCCGGGCTCTGTATCGTTCTGGAAGCCAGTACAGTGTCAGCTATTACAAGGACTATATGAAAAGGATTTATTACTGATCTGACGTAAGAAGTATAAGACATACCAATTTCTACCGCAATGATTACCAGGGTTATGCAAAATACTCCAAGCTTTTGGTCCCATAAACGGTAGCATCTCCACAGCTGTTAAGAAAATACATATTGATTTTGTTCAAACACGTAGTGCATTTGAAAGGAAATGCACCCACCAGTAGACCATCAGCTACGATGATCGATGAATCGTTCACAAATTGAAGAAACAGACTGTTCTTTTTTGTGGGATTCATTAACAATAAAAATGACAATGCTATGCTTTCTGCTTGAACAACAGACGAATTGGTCCGGTTCCACATGGTCATGACCGAGCAGAAGGAAAGCAAGTATAACAGTGATACCACAATTAAAATATATCGTCGAATACCCTTTGCGGGTTGCTTGGTGTCTGAAGAATTTGTCATCCTTTCCAGTGTTCAAAACGATATTCAAAGGGCTTACAATATAGGTAGACAGTCACCAAAAACACCACAGTGTATACGCCTGTCTGAAATTGGTAGCAAGCTCTAGAGTGTGAATACATAGGAGATCACCTAAGAGGAAGCCCGCAAGCATCGTAGCATTTATGCCACTGGAGATGACAGCAACTTGCGAGTCTCGATGGATGGTAATGTTCATTTCGACAGGAGAAAACCCTTCCATTTACACGATTCTGCTCTCATAATATAGTACTAGACCATTTGATATCAATCCTCGTGTTATGTCACCATGGAGAGAAGATAGATGTCATCAGGAACGAATACCTTGATTCATTGAGCACATCAGTGATGTATTTGTATAAATCAGAAACGTCGTATTTTTAACTATTCAGGATGCCATAGTAGCTGTGATCATAAAATATCCATCCTAATATGTGAGTCCTCTCTGCGTCTGTACCTCATCAATCACAGCATAATTCCGTTTGTGTttcaaaacaaaacacaaagGTTCTAATATATGAGGCCTCTCTGTGTCTGTACCTCATCAATCACAACATCATTCTGTTCGTGTTTCAAAACGAAACACCAAGGCTGGATGAAAAACTTTGGAAGgtttttgatgatgattttacagagcatggaaaacattgagTCGGATAAGTTTTGGAATAGTAGGTTGAGATTTGCACGTCTGCTAGTTATTGATGTGGGCCTCCTCAAATTAAACCTTTGTGTTGCGATTAAACAGAAAGGATATCTCCGGAGTGCACCGAACACCACTGACCTGTCTGAGTAGATGGCCCAACAAGAGGACGTTTTCTGGAGCAAATTGCGAATATTAGATTTTATACTTGAACTTTGGCTGACAATTCCCCATCAATCGCGATGATTATTCTGCAAAATATTTCTTTGAAATGCTTTGAGGTGACCTTTGAGCGACAACGGCATCTCGCATGCCGAACAAAGGTCACGTGTAGTTTGAACTTGGCAAAATTCGCATTGAAATGCCCACGAATCTGCCGAATCTCAAGCTTCGTCGTTTCCAATCGTTTAGGAGAAGGAAGGGCAGACGGCTCCGCTGGCTACCAACCGTCTCATGCCGGCCATGTCTCCTTCTCCAATGACACAGCCTTGACCCGCGTCTTGGGCCTCTGCAGTCGACAACCTGTGTTTTTCCAGTGTAGACCTCTACTTGTCTGCCAGCTGCGCAGGTATGTGGGTTATACAAGGATGCGCTGCAGCATAAAGAAGGCCTACAAGCTCCCAGTCATCCTTTCCTTAGCACCCACCTCTCGTTGGGAGCACCAAAGCCAATGATGTTCCAAAATGCACGCAACATCCGCATATCCGGCACACCTACTTTCCAGAACATAAACGGCTCCTACCATTATCACGATCACACCTCAAACAcgaccaacaacaacacaaCCACCATTACAGGCAACGACTTTTCGCAGACCGTGCACAATCATAACACATACACAATTGGTACGTTGCCTCTTATCATCATCGACTCTCTGTCTTTTGACTAACCTAACTCTATATAGAAGGAGGGAGAAGGTCGTATAGTCAGCCTGAGGAAAGTTCTGGGGTTCCACAACATAGTACGCCGACCATTTTTTGTTCACATTCACTAGACTAAGCGTTGTCCCAGCCCCTCAAGCCCCCCGGCCGCCTACAATCCACTCCCTTCCCAATTCGCAACACATTTCCCCTCCCCCCGACACCCAAGTATTCCACATGCAACCGTACCCGCACCGATTTATTACTAAGAACCCCATGTCGGCCACCATACCGTATACGTACCCTTCCCTAGGCGGTGCCGCCTACGGCTTCCACGAAGGGCATCATATGGCCGCGTCCATTCTCCCAGGACATATCGTGGCGATGTCGCCAGAAGTCAGCTTGAGCCTTACACAGTTCTTCCGCAAGCTCGAGGATCAGGTATCATGCGAGAAAACGCGGGACGCCGGTACAATAACTGACACGGACCTGGACatggatggggatggggttAGGGATGGCAGTGGGGATGGGGAACAGGTGTACCAGGACACGGTATACCAGTCACACCCTACCACCGCACCCCCACCGCAGCTCACTTTTGAGAGGTCTGGTGCAGCCCATATCGGTGTTTGTACCCAAGTACCACAAACAGGAAACCAGTGGGAATGGGCTACGCCACATCGTGAGTGGCAGTCGCAGAATCCATCCTCACCCACATGTCTGCATAACTAATTCTATCTTTCCATAGAACCAGCACAACAACCCCTTCCTCAAAACTCGCACCTTCAAAACCAAGATAACGACACCAACGCACCCTATACATCCTACACTCCGGTGCCTAACCAGTTCAACCTAGCAGATCAACAGCCTAACGCGAACTCAAATTTGAACGcaaactcaaactcgaactcgaactccAGTAGCAATCACAATCATAAAAAGAACCCCATTCCCCCACGCGTCCGACGAACGCTCCAAGCCGCATTCACATTCAACTCGCACCTCGGCgagtcctcctcctccacaacaTCCAGCACAGAATACGACTACACTGCCGCATCCAAAAACACCACCTCCCTCCCCTTCGCCTACACACACTCCCCCGAAGCAGGTACAACCCATACAGACGCGGTAGCACCGCGTATGGAGGTGTGTGACGGCACAGTCGTCGAGATGCGGCGCGCAGAGAATGTGCATACGACCTGGGATGTGCGTGGGGACGATGTGGGTCGGGTACCGGTGCATGTGCAGAGGCTGTGGCATTGTGAGGGTGAAAgtgaaggcgaaggcgaagaggaagaaggagagggagatcGTGGGGATGGAAAAGGGGTGGTTTATGCTGGTGAGAGCGGCGATATGGATGGAAGGATGAGATGGACGGGCAATAGGTCACCTTTGGAGTCGATGCAGATATCGATGGGGTATTTGAGGGTGTGAGGTCCTGACTTCGTCGCTTTCTTTGACCCTTTGATACATTAAAAGCAATTGGTCTGTGTCATTCAAGAAGCTCCATGGGTCTTGGAATACGTACTATAGAGGTATGTTGTTCCAGTAAAAATCACTGTATATGTTCCTAAAGCTTTTCGTGAACAACGAATAATATATTCAGTTATCATATTATTTCATACCCATTAGAAGGTTTAACAACATTGCGGGGTGAAGTCCTGGAAAAATTGGACCAGTATCTTCATCAAGGTTCTCTTCAATTGCAAATGTGAACTATACGGTTTTTGCAGCCATAATTGGTTTGAGCAGAGGTGACAAAAAGAGGGCCGTAGTCAGCGCTACCATCCCACACCTATATACTTTTTGTGAGGTGGCATCTGAATCTAGAAGCTATGCGGGTGCGGTATTTACAGCTGAACCGTCAATCGACAAATTACTGGTTACTATGACTCAAAATCGCATCTAGAACCAGACTCtctgatatgatatgatctTATAGCTAGTATGCACGTAATGAAACGGTTTTCAAAATGCAGAATACGTACAACGAACTCATCTGATTGTATAGACACATATGGTAGAGGAAGGCTTTCCATGAAGCTCAGGTACGAGAAGGGAATATTCATATTTCTACATTACATCTTTGTAATCATGATATATTGTGATGATACCGCTAACTACTTGGCAAAATTATGTTCAGCCAATTTGATGGTATCGGGGTACCTGGGAACGTAATGAAGCAAGATCACTATCTTTAGAAATTATTACATGATATAAATTTAAACCCGACAGGCCAACGTGTCCTTAGTAAAAATTGGTCTTGTCAACAAAGGCTCTATAGATCTACTTAATAAATATACTTACAGGTTGTATCTGTATTCGTAATCTGCTGCAATAAGAATCTGCAGCCTGTAGGCGCAATGAATAGACGAATTCAAACCTTCAGTCTACTTCACTCTATATGTAGAATGCATATCGGCTTCCTCATCCTTCGTGGCCCCCAATACAGCCTTGTCTTGATCAATTTACTTGATAACCATTTAAGTCATTTCTTTTGCCTGGAACGATCATGAGATTTTCGCTATACTGTGTAATCAAGGCAGGTATAGAAATTCTCACGTCACTGTGTTGCTGGAGTCAAAAAGAATCAATCTGGCGACCATGATCGTTGGTGCCATTCCCTTGACCAATTAATCATAAATATATAATTGGCGAGTGTTATACGCATTCTACTCACAGAAGTAATGATTACCAGCCCTTGAGTGAAAGGGGCCATTACCTTGGGCACAGTCGAAGATTGCGGGAATGGTTCGAAAGCCATGATTAGGGCTCCAATAACGCCATGaaagatgagaaaaaatgaataaaCCCCAGATGACTCGATAATCGCGATGATAATACGACTATAGACCCTTCCAGATACCGGTGTGGCCGAGATGTTGCTTTTTGAGGCAGTGAAGATTCGGAATGCGATGTAAAATGTAGTGTATGCTGTGGTTACGAGAGAGGCGAACACCACGGTATCCTCTTCAAATGTAACAAAACTAAATTGAGCTAATACCGCAAATACGCTCATCCCTTCATCACACGCCTTTAATATGGCAATGAAATGTGAAGTGTGACTGTATAAGTAACGTACCTagttgaagaaaaagagcaaGCAAGGGGAGTGTAATTACTGTCCATGATTTTGCTGAGACGTGATAACATCTCCAGGTCTGTAAGTGGCTAAGTCATTGCACACTTAGCAAAATAATGATCAGCGAACCAATAGAGCATCGGATATGACCAGAGAAGCGTTAAATGTGAATGTCTTGAGAAATTTGACCGACAGTGGCGAATTATTGTCCGTGCCTATGGGGTCTATCCAGGCGCCATCCATGACAGGGGGGTGATCAAGGAGATACCATTGTGAAACGAAGTAGAGCAGGGAGAAAAGGTACAATAAGCACAGCGCCATGAGCACAGTAATATGTCCAGAATCGTTTGATTTCTTCGAAGCTTTGATGTATAAAAAAGTTGGTCCGAAAAATTTAAGGAGATTTGATTGTGATAGAGCACGTACTACAAAAGAATACTGTTGCAGTAAAAACTGTCGTATATGTTCCTGGAGTCTGTGGTGAGTAATGCCAAAATATCTGCTTGCCCTGCAGAAATACCCATGAAAATGTTCAAAAACATCGAGGAATTAAGTCCTGGACCAATTGAATCAATATTCAAAAAGCTCTCATTGTTGAGAGAATAAGGAACCGATGTGATATGGGAAGACATGATGGGTTTGGGGCAGCAACGAGCGAGTATTCTGAGGGACGTGGCCACTGGTGTTACCACCCCTGCTTATATTGTCTCTGAGGTGGCATATAGAAACGAAAGTGATACAGTAATTACATATCCATCAGTAGATAACTTTCTGGTTGCTATAACAAGCATTACATCTCAAACAAGAATCTGATCTGATCTGATTTTATATTTGCCAGGTGGTATAGGTGTAATGACAAGGTTCATTGGTAGGGCGCACGCAGAATACATTCAATACTTAGCAGTTTTAAAGGACAAAGATTGTGGAATGATATGTTTATGCAGTTCAAAGTAGAGAAAGCAGATTATAGTATGCTTCGTAAGATTACCTGTCGAAACCATGTTCTGTTCAACAATTTGACGGTATCAGTAACAAGTGATCAAACATGATTTCTATCTTTAGTTATGCATAGACGATAAATGTTCTGACTCGTTTCAGTTTAATATCTCTCTCTGGAGGTCCTACTCCTATTCTCATAGTTGTTTAGCCATCACATAGCTTTGCTTAGCTTCGACGCGACTGGGAGACGCCGAAAGGGGCTAGCGCTTTCGCGACATAGATCACGTGACCGAGCACATCGAGTCATCGACAATTAATAAAATTCCTTCAAAAAAGTCTTATCGATTTTCAATCTGGCCGTCTTTTCATTTTCCCGCTATATTTCTGTTCCTCTTTCGCCTTTTAACTATCGCAGACCTGTTCACTTGATTTCGTATTTTCGATATTTTCACTTACCAGTATCCTACACGCCGCTAACGAAGGCAAATCGAACAACACGTATAACCAAAAGGATGGCCTCGACAATGCCCTCGCTACCTTCAGTTCCAGGAACGGATCCCACAAAATGTGTTTTGGACTCCTTCCGGATAGCTATTGCTCAGAAGCTTTCCAACGCACTACCATTGACGTTGGAACAAGCATTTTCTGGAGTTGACTACGGCAAGAAGGGTGAGGACTTTACCGTTGCGCTTCCTCGGTTCAGAATACCGGGAAAGCTCGAGGAAACAGCTGCGAAGGTGATAGACAGTGTGAGTATCACAACTAGACTTTTATTTCAACGCTCATGCTTTAAGCTAACAGTTCCAATCCGACGAATGGGTCGAGGCAGTCGTTCTTGACAAATCTTTCCTCCACTTTCGCGTAAACACGAAGAGCATGATCCGTGAAGTACTCAACCAGATCGACAGCCTCACTCGCAGCTCTCCAACTGGTGAGGCGACGTACGGAACGAACGATTCTggcaagggaaagaaagTTATCATCGAGTATTCGTCGCCCAACATCGCCAAGTCTTTCCACGTTGGTCATTTGCGCAGCACCATTATTGGCGCATTTCTTGCGAATCTATACAAGGCGTGTGGATGGGAGGTCATTTCGATGAATTACTTGGGAGATTGGGGAACTCAGGTGAGAAGTCTGTTCTTGGCTTTCCCATTGCCCATTTGCATCCATGCTCTCCCTCGGTTCAATGCCCTAGCCCTTTTAGTTCCTTCCGTACATTTAAGTTGACTATTTTTCCAGTTTGGTCTGATCGCCACCGGTTTCGAAAAATATGGCTCCCAAGCCGAACTTGAGAAGGACGCCATCAAGCACCTCTTCGATATCTACGTCGCCATCAACAAGGATGCAGAATCCGACCCCTCCGTAAAAGCCGCCGCAGCCCAATGGTTCAAGCGCATGGAAGACGGCGACGAAGACGCACTCAAGAACTGGCGTGTGTGGCGGGAGATGAGCGTGAAAAAATACGAGAAGGAGTACGAACGGTTGAATGTCAAATTCGACGTGTATACCGGCGAGAGCAAGGTCGGCAAGGAGTCGATGGACGCTGCGTTGGAGAAGTTGGAGACGATGggtttgatttctgacaGCGATGGTGCAAAGTTGGTAGAGCTCGAAAAGTGGAAACTGGGCAAGGCTGTCGTTCGCAAGAAAGGTGCGTCATCCATTCTCGTTGTTTCCGGTCTCGTACTCAGCCATGTTTAGACGGAACCTCGATTTACCTCACTCGTGATATTGGTGGGGCCATCGAGCGATACGAGAAATACAAATTCGACAAAATGATCTACGTTGTCTCATCTCAACAGGACCTCCATCTCGCTCAATTCTTCAAAGTCCTCGAATTGATGGGCTTCCCTTGGGCGAAAGACCTTGTCCATATCAACTACGGTCTGGTGCAGGGTATGTCCACGCGTAAAGGCACAGTCGTCTTCTTGGACCAGATCATCAAGGAGGCTGGAAATGTCATGCACGagcagatgatgaagaaCGAGGAGAAATACAAGGCTGTCGAAGACCCGGAAGAGACTGCATTAGAGATCGGTATTA is part of the Psilocybe cubensis strain MGC-MH-2018 chromosome Unknown contig3, whole genome shotgun sequence genome and harbors:
- a CDS encoding Arginine--tRNA ligase, cytoplasmic, which codes for MPSLPSVPGTDPTKCVLDSFRIAIAQKLSNALPLTLEQAFSGVDYGKKGEDFTVALPRFRIPGKLEETAAKVIDSFQSDEWVEAVVLDKSFLHFRVNTKSMIREVLNQIDSLTRSSPTGEATYGTNDSGKGKKVIIEYSSPNIAKSFHVGHLRSTIIGAFLANLYKACGWEVISMNYLGDWGTQFGLIATGFEKYGSQAELEKDAIKHLFDIYVAINKDAESDPSVKAAAAQWFKRMEDGDEDALKNWRVWREMSVKKYEKEYERLNVKFDVYTGESKVGKESMDAALEKLETMGLISDSDGAKLVELEKWKLGKAVVRKKDGTSIYLTRDIGGAIERYEKYKFDKMIYVVSSQQDLHLAQFFKVLELMGFPWAKDLVHINYGLVQGMSTRKGTVVFLDQIIKEAGNVMHEQMMKNEEKYKAVEDPEETALEIGITGVKIQDMAAKRIGNYTFNWDRMKSFEGDTGPYLQYAHVRLASIARKNPTLTPLPPSSEIQTELLAQYAHARDIAFLLGTYPDVVKVAMKTQEPSGVVTFAFRLAHAISSAWDSVIVKGEEDLEKARAKLYLYECAREVLGAAMRLLSLRPLERM